In Metopolophium dirhodum isolate CAU chromosome 9, ASM1992520v1, whole genome shotgun sequence, the genomic window atgttttacaatatttacatcatAATTAGACAATAATGGGTTGACATTAACTAAATACATACCCAAATctatagataaaattaattattacctcgataatgttatttatactcTATTCAAGTTAAGAAACACAGTCAGTGGCGACCAGTTTTTTCTGGTGGTTGTCTGGCAACACCCGTTTGTTACCCCCACCGAGTCAAATATCTATGTTCTATACTGGGAGGAGGGTGTTGCCAACAATTTGTTTAGGGTTGCCTATACAAACACTTTTTAATGCTGTATTAAAAgggttgaaaaaaatgttggcGACATTAAAGAGGATTGCAGCCTCAAAAAGATTGAGACTTGCTGATATAGAGAATAgattttaacttaaaagttttgtaacacatttttatataccattttatatctgattataattatcttattatttatatttgattaggGTTAGCACACCTCTGTGAGTTTATTGAAGATTGTGAGCATACTAGTTTGACAGTTCGTATATTACATCTATTGGGTAAAGAAGGACCTCGCACAAAACAACCATCAAGGTATTTCTagaaaaatgtcatcaaaaataatatattcaataaaattatcttttttaggTTTATAAGGTTCATTTACAATAGAGTGATATTAGAAGGAGCTGTTGTAAGAGCTGCAGCAGTTGGAGCTATGGCTAAATATGCTGCTAACTGTGCAATGCTCCACGATAGTATAAAAGTACTTTTGAAGAGATGTTGTCTAGACGTTGATGATGAAGTCAGGGATAGAGCAACATTTTATAGTCAATTATTGAGTTCCAATAATCGACAGTTAATCACAGATTACTTGTCAGAACCCATGCAtgtaatttttacaaacaaaactataatacattttttaattgcctaattaaacttaaaaaaaataatatttaataggtatcatTGCCAGTTTTGGAGAAGACTTGTCAAGATTATGTTTTAAATCCCACAAAAGAACGTATTAATCTTAGTGAATTACCAGTTgatatagtagttaaaaatatttctcaagAACCAACAAGAAAACAGAATATTGATAATGCCGTGAAACCAGGTAAATTCCATTatgatattaaagtaataatgtattttaaattcaaatcttataatttaaatagattaACTTGGTTAAGTTGTCAACCATGAAAtagaagttttaatttaatacttgtaattgttataaaatatatataaaactagaTGGCATAactatactttaatttatttagttattaattattcctTATTTGATTTCACTACTAATACTCAGATTTTtcttttctaatattttaaatttggccAAAATCAAGAACTTTAAACCAGCTTACACTGATtgacttatattatatgctataatgatggcagtataacaatatttaaaatcaatattaattttaacatttgattTTTGCTTTGTagaaaaagattttttaaaCCGGTATTTAAGATTATGATTTTGGTCACAGTAATATTGTAAGAGAAAGAAACAAAGTCAAGATTCTACCCTGCTAGTTATAAACCAATTTCCTCGAACCTGTTTAATCCCttcttatttttattgcaattttaaatttaactttattatttattatttattattattattatttagttattattattagttattagcaataagtaataacatatatttcttattaattaattatctcACCTTTTgagttatacatttttggtttcaataaatataattaaagttcTATGTTTTTGCTTACTCAAACATAGTTGAAGTACCTGTTGAAAATGTGGACGGCCAAAAATTGCCTAGTCTGATTGGTTTAGACGCTGGTAAACTTTTCTGTTCTTCCGAACCTTCCATGTTGACTGAACCAGAAACTGAGTATGTTGTGCGGtgtattaaacatatatttaatcatCATTTGGTTCTACAAGTACGTATAgcgatattttattgttgttacttgctgagaaataaacattttataattttagtttgaaatcaCCAACACGTTAGATGACCAAATTTTAGAAGATATTTCAGTTGCACTGGATGTAAGTGAAGGTTTCCagtatttaaatgaatttaagtGTCCCTCAATAAAATATCAAGAAACTGgcaatgtttatgtttatttgaaatttccaGATGACTCAGTTGATGCtattggtaaatttttttttaaattttttgtattatgtacatcaaatttttttttttttttagcaagtttTACTGCCAAAATGAAATTTATTGTTAAGGACTGTGATCCCTTGACCGGTGAAGTTCAGGATGATGGTTATCAAGAAGATTATagggtatgtatatatttattgtactatCTTATAGTATACACTATTTGGATATtggtattatatgttttttttttccattgtaGCTAGAAGATGTTGAAATGACACTAAAAGATCAAATGTTAAAAGTGAAAGTTGGAAATTGGGACTCCTTATGGGAGGAAGCAAAGAATGTTTGTTTTGAAGTACAAGAAACTTTTGCGTTGCCATTAACTTCTGGAGGTTTATCAGATACTGTTAGTCAAATTATATCATTCCTTGGAATGGCTGCTTCCAACAATTCTGAGAATGTACACCCACCTAATAAATCATCACATATAGTGAATTTAGCTGGTAAGATATTAAATTACACAAATACACTCATgtatttatatcattgattCTTTATTAGGTATGATGCGAGGAAACTGTAAAGTTCTTGCACAAGCAAAATTAGCGTTGTCTGAAAATAGTGTTACCATTCAACTTACTGTGCGTTCGATGGATGAAAGAGTGGCTGAACTGGTTGTGTCTACTCTCGAttgattgttttatattattttattctttatgtattaaaaaaaaaaaagtgtatttgGGTACTGAAAcccattttatacatttttattagttatgtattattttacacttataatattcatagtatATGCATACCaataaatgaatttaaatattattatcatttataataagttatcaaataatataataggttattAGAAGTATTTAAACAgaaatggtttatttttttattaattaggtacattatcttataaaaaaaaattaaactaaggCCGGGTTGCATAAACGTTCTGTAATAACTTACAGATCTATGAGTGCAATAACGGCTCTGTAAATAAAATTAGGTGTTGCTTGAACGCTCGGTAAAGTTACAGGCTCTGTAAATTATCGGCTACCGGACCTGTAAACTGCAGGGCCGGTaacaaatgtacaaactgtTTTTTATGCAACCCggcattaatattgttttacaaaaacaaatattgatcaATTGTTAGTATTTAAaagcttatttttattataattttattatacaattagtgcactattaaaattatctttaaataGTTACAACATGATGTACAAAtcaattatagtacctaatgtGCAGTGTGCTAACTAAAACGTTTTGATCTAGTTTTTCAAAAACTTGACAGCTTAGTTACAATGAGAAGTAAGAaagtggtaatattatatttgattgttAGTATTGGGCCCCTCGTTAATATGTCAATTGACCTAAAtattcaaaagtataaaaataatggaaTACGGACATCCGGCCGAATCCAAACGGCCGACGGCTATATAGGCCGACAGTCAGATAGCCGAAACTATTTTAGCCGACAAGGTCAAAAGGCCGACACTACGAAAAGCcgacactaaaataaattaagtataagctatacattttcaattcgaTAACGTAGTGTTGTCttttgttgtaataatgttATCGATAACTTATCGAAATTTAAcgatacctaatacctatagccTGTATTTTGCCATTAGTATATGTTTTAATGACCAGTAAACAACAATGTTGTTACGAACGTTTATTCGAAGACCTAATATCAATTTGTGATGATTTCGGTTTCGATGTTtcaccaaaatgtattataacagaTTTCGAAAAAGCTGCAATTAATGCAGCTAATAAAGTATTTCCAGAATGCCAACAAAAAgggtgtttttttcatttaggcCAAAATATTGGGGTGTATCGTATAATTGAGGAAATGAGAAAAGAGCAACAACACGTTGTGGGTAAGATAAGttcacgaataaaaatattctactaatattacaataaaatataatttatttatacatacattttgattCCAGggcaaattcaaattattttatccgGACAAGCAAGGCCAAAACAAAGTTCAAAGTACGTAAAACGTCAAAACCAAATTCAAACTATTCTAAATGATAAAGAAAACAGAACAACCCTCGAGACAATAAGAGGTATTGCATACAATTTgcactattaatttttatttattaacatttaactatataacataattatcaattataattttataaactattagtattttttattttttatgtataaatatcaaattttttaatttttaaaacatattaggaatataaaatgtactcaataataattttatttttaagaataagtatcacctatatatatatatctgtgtgtGTGCATAATTTACCTATCTCAACATAAAATTACTTAATCGGCCATTTAATATGTCGGCCTAATGCGTGTCGGCCTATAAATTTGTCGGCCATTTAGTATGTCGGCCTATTGCGTGTCAGCCAAATGTCTGTCGACCAAATGTCTGTCGGCCGATTGTACCACACccaaaaataatgtaggtataaggacgaaagaataaaataatattgcgtTTACATGTAAGTACCTGCCTAAGTACTATTATATCAGccaactaaaataattactcTGGTAAGGTaagatatacttatataatattatatatgtgtacctatatagtatatactgtatattatattaacactcaAATAttgtaacctatatatatataattacatgaCAGGTCGAC contains:
- the LOC132951579 gene encoding coatomer subunit gamma-2 isoform X2, which encodes MAFKRDKKEEEDGGNPYQNLEKTSVLQEARTFNDTPVNPRKCTHILTKILYMINQGEQLGTAEATETFFAMTKLFQSRDIILRRMVYLGIKELSGIAEDVIIVTSSLTKDMTGKEDTYRAAAIRALCSITDVSMLQTIERYMKQAIVDKNPGISSAALVSCLHLCKNTSATDIVKRSLNEIQEALNSDNVMVQYHALGLLFHIRKTDRLAVTKLVAKLTKINMKSPFAVCMLIRMACKLLEEETIPRSESPLFEFVESCIRHKSETVVYEAAHAIVHLSGTGARHLAPAVSVLQLFCSSAKPTLRFAAVRTLNKVAMEHPSTVTACNLDLENLISDSNRSVATLAITTLLKTGAEASVDRLMKQIATFVNEISDEFKIVVVQAIRALCSKFPRKHTVLMNFLSGMLREEGGLEYKASIADTIIAIIEENPEAKEIGLAHLCEFIEDCEHTSLTVRILHLLGKEGPRTKQPSRFIRFIYNRVILEGAVVRAAAVGAMAKYAANCAMLHDSIKVLLKRCCLDVDDEVRDRATFYSQLLSSNNRQLITDYLSEPMHVSLPVLEKTCQDYVLNPTKERINLSELPVDIVVKNISQEPTRKQNIDNAVKPVEVPVENVDGQKLPSLIGLDAGKLFCSSEPSMLTEPETEYVVRCIKHIFNHHLVLQFEITNTLDDQILEDISVALDVSEGFQYLNEFKCPSIKYQETGNVYVYLKFPDDSVDAIGKFFFKFFVLCTSNFFFFLASFTAKMKFIVKDCDPLTGEVQDDGYQEDYRLEDVEMTLKDQMLKVKVGNWDSLWEEAKNVCFEVQETFALPLTSGGLSDTVSQIISFLGMAASNNSENVHPPNKSSHIVNLAGMMRGNCKVLAQAKLALSENSVTIQLTVRSMDERVAELVVSTLD
- the LOC132951579 gene encoding coatomer subunit gamma-2 isoform X4, translating into MAFKRDKKEEEDGGNPYQNLEKTSVLQEARTFNDTPVNPRKCTHILTKILYMINQGEQLGTAEATETFFAMTKLFQSRDIILRRMVYLGIKELSGIAEDVIIVTSSLTKDMTGKEDTYRAAAIRALCSITDVSMLQTIERYMKQAIVDKNPGISSAALVSCLHLCKNTSATDIVKRSLNEIQEALNSDNVMVQYHALGLLFHIRKTDRLAVTKLVAKLTKINMKSPFAVCMLIRMACKLLEEETIPRSESPLFEFVESCIRHKSETVVYEAAHAIVHLSGTGARHLAPAVSVLQLFCSSAKPTLRFAAVRTLNKVAMEHPSTVTACNLDLENLISDSNRSVATLAITTLLKTGAEASVDRLMKQIATFVNEISDEFKIVVVQAIRALCSKFPRKHTVLMNFLSGMLREEGGLEYKASIADTIIAIIEENPEAKEIGLAHLCEFIEDCEHTSLTVRILHLLGKEGPRTKQPSRFIRFIYNRVILEGAVVRAAAVGAMAKYAANCAMLHDSIKVLLKRCCLDVDDEVRDRATFYSQLLSSNNRQLITDYLSEPMHVSLPVLEKTCQDYVLNPTKERINLSELPVDIVVKNISQEPTRKQNIDNAVKPVEVPVENVDGQKLPSLIGLDAGKLFCSSEPSMLTEPETEYVVRCIKHIFNHHLVLQFEITNTLDDQILEDISVALDVSEGFQYLNEFKCPSIKYQETGNVYVYLKFPDDSVDAIASFTAKMKFIVKDCDPLTGEVQDDGYQEDYRLEDVEMTLKDQMLKVKVGNWDSLWEEAKNVCFEVQETFALPLTSGGLSDTVSQIISFLGMAASNNSENVHPPNKSSHIVNLAGMMRGNCKVLAQAKLALSENSVTIQLTVRSMDERVAELVVSTLD
- the LOC132951579 gene encoding coatomer subunit gamma-2 isoform X1, translating into MAFKRDKKEEEDGNGGNPYQNLEKTSVLQEARTFNDTPVNPRKCTHILTKILYMINQGEQLGTAEATETFFAMTKLFQSRDIILRRMVYLGIKELSGIAEDVIIVTSSLTKDMTGKEDTYRAAAIRALCSITDVSMLQTIERYMKQAIVDKNPGISSAALVSCLHLCKNTSATDIVKRSLNEIQEALNSDNVMVQYHALGLLFHIRKTDRLAVTKLVAKLTKINMKSPFAVCMLIRMACKLLEEETIPRSESPLFEFVESCIRHKSETVVYEAAHAIVHLSGTGARHLAPAVSVLQLFCSSAKPTLRFAAVRTLNKVAMEHPSTVTACNLDLENLISDSNRSVATLAITTLLKTGAEASVDRLMKQIATFVNEISDEFKIVVVQAIRALCSKFPRKHTVLMNFLSGMLREEGGLEYKASIADTIIAIIEENPEAKEIGLAHLCEFIEDCEHTSLTVRILHLLGKEGPRTKQPSRFIRFIYNRVILEGAVVRAAAVGAMAKYAANCAMLHDSIKVLLKRCCLDVDDEVRDRATFYSQLLSSNNRQLITDYLSEPMHVSLPVLEKTCQDYVLNPTKERINLSELPVDIVVKNISQEPTRKQNIDNAVKPVEVPVENVDGQKLPSLIGLDAGKLFCSSEPSMLTEPETEYVVRCIKHIFNHHLVLQFEITNTLDDQILEDISVALDVSEGFQYLNEFKCPSIKYQETGNVYVYLKFPDDSVDAIGKFFFKFFVLCTSNFFFFLASFTAKMKFIVKDCDPLTGEVQDDGYQEDYRLEDVEMTLKDQMLKVKVGNWDSLWEEAKNVCFEVQETFALPLTSGGLSDTVSQIISFLGMAASNNSENVHPPNKSSHIVNLAGMMRGNCKVLAQAKLALSENSVTIQLTVRSMDERVAELVVSTLD
- the LOC132951579 gene encoding coatomer subunit gamma-2 isoform X3 — translated: MAFKRDKKEEEDGNGGNPYQNLEKTSVLQEARTFNDTPVNPRKCTHILTKILYMINQGEQLGTAEATETFFAMTKLFQSRDIILRRMVYLGIKELSGIAEDVIIVTSSLTKDMTGKEDTYRAAAIRALCSITDVSMLQTIERYMKQAIVDKNPGISSAALVSCLHLCKNTSATDIVKRSLNEIQEALNSDNVMVQYHALGLLFHIRKTDRLAVTKLVAKLTKINMKSPFAVCMLIRMACKLLEEETIPRSESPLFEFVESCIRHKSETVVYEAAHAIVHLSGTGARHLAPAVSVLQLFCSSAKPTLRFAAVRTLNKVAMEHPSTVTACNLDLENLISDSNRSVATLAITTLLKTGAEASVDRLMKQIATFVNEISDEFKIVVVQAIRALCSKFPRKHTVLMNFLSGMLREEGGLEYKASIADTIIAIIEENPEAKEIGLAHLCEFIEDCEHTSLTVRILHLLGKEGPRTKQPSRFIRFIYNRVILEGAVVRAAAVGAMAKYAANCAMLHDSIKVLLKRCCLDVDDEVRDRATFYSQLLSSNNRQLITDYLSEPMHVSLPVLEKTCQDYVLNPTKERINLSELPVDIVVKNISQEPTRKQNIDNAVKPVEVPVENVDGQKLPSLIGLDAGKLFCSSEPSMLTEPETEYVVRCIKHIFNHHLVLQFEITNTLDDQILEDISVALDVSEGFQYLNEFKCPSIKYQETGNVYVYLKFPDDSVDAIASFTAKMKFIVKDCDPLTGEVQDDGYQEDYRLEDVEMTLKDQMLKVKVGNWDSLWEEAKNVCFEVQETFALPLTSGGLSDTVSQIISFLGMAASNNSENVHPPNKSSHIVNLAGMMRGNCKVLAQAKLALSENSVTIQLTVRSMDERVAELVVSTLD